A single genomic interval of Amycolatopsis albispora harbors:
- a CDS encoding MbtH family NRPS accessory protein, which produces MDPFLDDPGARFLVLESACGEHSLWPSYVDVPRGWRVALPATWRSEAIAYITAKRADRLLAGELGAAV; this is translated from the coding sequence GTGGACCCGTTCCTCGACGATCCCGGCGCGCGCTTCCTGGTGCTGGAGAGCGCGTGCGGTGAACACTCGCTGTGGCCGTCGTACGTGGACGTGCCGCGCGGATGGCGGGTGGCCCTGCCCGCCACCTGGCGCAGTGAGGCGATCGCGTACATCACCGCGAAGCGGGCCGACCGGCTGCTCGCCGGCGAACTCGGCGCGGCGGTCTGA
- a CDS encoding MbtH family protein, giving the protein MSNPFADPRGRFVVLVNEAGRYSLWPSFVEVPDGWTTVLEESPRQDALDYIQASGVTGRRPGTRIA; this is encoded by the coding sequence ATGAGCAATCCGTTCGCGGATCCCCGGGGCCGGTTCGTGGTACTGGTGAACGAAGCAGGCCGTTACTCGCTGTGGCCTTCGTTCGTGGAGGTCCCCGATGGGTGGACCACGGTGCTGGAGGAGTCCCCCCGGCAGGACGCGCTGGACTACATCCAGGCCAGTGGTGTGACCGGGCGGAGGCCGGGTACCCGGATCGCGTAA
- a CDS encoding SRPBCC family protein produces MGTITETVEVGVPVSTAYNQWTQFESFPQFMEGVEEVRQLDDTHTHWRVNIGGAQREFDATITEQHPDERVAWRSDDGPKHAGVITFHRIDDNRTRVTAQLDIDPEGFVENVADKLGVLDRRVKGDMKRFEDFIESRGRESGGWRGDVPRPGQ; encoded by the coding sequence GTGGGAACGATCACCGAAACAGTCGAAGTCGGCGTACCGGTTTCCACCGCGTACAACCAGTGGACCCAGTTCGAGTCTTTCCCGCAGTTCATGGAAGGCGTGGAAGAGGTCCGGCAGCTGGACGACACGCACACCCACTGGCGCGTGAACATCGGTGGGGCGCAACGGGAATTCGACGCCACGATCACCGAGCAGCACCCGGACGAGCGGGTCGCGTGGCGCTCCGACGACGGGCCGAAGCACGCCGGCGTCATCACCTTCCACCGGATCGACGACAACCGGACGCGGGTGACCGCGCAGCTGGACATCGATCCGGAGGGGTTCGTGGAGAACGTCGCTGACAAGCTCGGCGTGCTGGACCGCCGGGTCAAGGGCGACATGAAACGGTTCGAGGACTTCATCGAGAGCCGGGGCCGGGAATCCGGCGGGTGGCGCGGTGACGTCCCGCGTCCGGGGCAGTAG
- a CDS encoding plasmid stabilization protein produces MPQQAWSNKRERQYKHIKSSQKERGASEDRAEEIAARTVNKNRAQSGESKQASKSSKRDVSPQHRGGKRSGNRQGPGGPTKEQLYNDAKKRNIKGRSTMTKKELQDALGR; encoded by the coding sequence ATGCCGCAGCAAGCCTGGAGCAACAAGCGGGAACGCCAGTACAAGCACATCAAGTCGAGCCAGAAGGAACGCGGTGCCAGTGAGGACAGGGCCGAGGAGATCGCCGCACGCACGGTGAACAAGAACCGCGCGCAGTCGGGGGAATCCAAGCAGGCCAGCAAGTCCTCCAAGCGTGACGTGTCCCCGCAGCACCGCGGCGGGAAGCGGTCCGGCAATCGCCAGGGCCCCGGCGGGCCGACCAAGGAACAGCTCTACAACGACGCGAAGAAGCGCAACATCAAGGGCCGGTCCACGATGACCAAAAAGGAGCTTCAGGACGCGCTGGGCCGCTGA